The Thermoplasma acidophilum DSM 1728 genome includes a window with the following:
- a CDS encoding polyprenyl synthetase family protein produces MKSFLDWELELHSKVEEVNARLLETVKSEEPDLDRMARYTIEAGGKRFRPLLTILAYESSTDEPYFKILDLATGYELIHTASLIHDDIIDNSPMRRGRPTLSYKEGVNNAIVVADYLFAKAYELGSRYGPIVSKVMADASSRLAEGQILEAVNLGNLNISEDTYYRIIENKTAHFFEACARGATIAANADLNTRNMLSGFAFNLGMAFQVTDDILDITGDDKYTGKPTFVDIKHDALTLPIIYALHNSDENDRDKIVGMINGSIEIDKDLLKRIFLRSGAIDYSFGIAKRFITSAMDYLKNVTRSPDIDLLMELALMVIDRIEIYG; encoded by the coding sequence ATGAAGAGCTTCTTGGATTGGGAATTGGAGCTTCACAGCAAGGTTGAGGAGGTGAATGCCAGGCTCCTCGAAACGGTAAAGAGCGAAGAGCCTGATCTAGACCGGATGGCAAGATACACCATAGAAGCAGGTGGGAAGAGGTTCAGGCCCCTTCTAACTATACTAGCGTATGAATCGAGCACCGATGAACCCTACTTCAAAATACTGGATCTTGCAACGGGATACGAACTCATACACACTGCCAGCCTCATACATGACGATATAATCGATAACTCCCCCATGCGCCGGGGGCGTCCAACGCTCAGCTACAAGGAAGGTGTGAACAACGCAATAGTTGTTGCAGATTATCTTTTCGCAAAGGCCTATGAACTCGGCTCAAGGTATGGTCCGATCGTCTCGAAGGTCATGGCCGATGCATCCAGCAGGCTTGCGGAAGGACAGATCCTAGAAGCTGTGAATCTGGGCAATCTCAACATAAGTGAGGATACTTACTACAGAATAATAGAAAACAAAACCGCGCATTTCTTTGAAGCATGTGCCAGAGGAGCCACGATTGCGGCGAATGCTGATCTTAACACCAGAAATATGCTATCTGGATTTGCATTCAATCTTGGGATGGCTTTTCAGGTGACCGATGACATACTTGACATAACAGGCGATGACAAGTACACAGGAAAGCCAACCTTTGTAGACATAAAACACGACGCACTGACATTGCCCATAATATACGCACTTCATAATTCCGATGAGAATGACAGGGATAAGATCGTCGGCATGATCAATGGAAGCATTGAGATCGATAAGGATCTGTTAAAGAGGATATTCCTAAGAAGCGGAGCGATAGACTACTCCTTCGGTATAGCAAAGAGATTCATAACCTCGGCCATGGACTATCTGAAGAATGTCACAAGATCTCCAGACATCGATCTGCTGATGGAACTTGCGCTGATGGTCATCGACCGTATTGAAATTTATGGATGA
- a CDS encoding ArsA family ATPase, translated as MRPRILLYTGKGGVGKTSIAAATGALLSSKGHKTLIISTDPAHSLGDAFGMEIGHSIKQLADNLYGQEVSVVQSINEHWGELKDYLRSLFLSQGLDPVSADEIATLPGFEEASELLYLRNYYYDEEYDTIIMDSAPTGAALQLLSFPEVMTWYMDKLFPISRKTARVARPLLKPFVDIPLPEDAVFENIDLLYRQLTDIRKILTNNDVTSIRLVTNPDNMSYSETKRAYTYLLLYGYPVDAVIINKILSDETGDFFEKMRGSQKDIITEMENSFVDIKIFKARLLQEEPIGIKKLIELGKLIYGDEDPYKVFYKGTPIKYTKNGDRYILKIKMPFAEKEKLNLFNHGGELTIEIANWKRVFYLPESISDKRPVSAEYSNGYLNVILE; from the coding sequence ATGAGACCAAGAATACTGCTTTACACTGGAAAAGGTGGCGTAGGAAAAACGTCTATTGCCGCAGCAACTGGAGCCCTGCTCTCATCAAAGGGGCACAAAACGCTGATCATATCAACCGATCCTGCTCATAGCCTCGGGGATGCCTTTGGCATGGAAATAGGTCACAGCATAAAGCAGCTTGCCGATAACCTCTACGGGCAGGAGGTCAGCGTTGTGCAGTCCATAAACGAGCACTGGGGTGAACTGAAGGATTACCTTAGATCCCTATTCTTATCCCAGGGCCTTGATCCGGTTTCCGCGGATGAAATAGCGACGCTTCCAGGTTTCGAAGAGGCATCTGAGCTTCTTTACCTGAGAAACTACTATTACGATGAGGAATACGACACCATAATAATGGACAGCGCGCCTACTGGGGCAGCATTGCAGCTCCTTTCGTTCCCTGAAGTCATGACATGGTATATGGACAAGCTTTTTCCAATAAGCAGGAAAACTGCAAGGGTCGCACGTCCATTGTTGAAACCGTTCGTGGATATACCGCTGCCGGAAGACGCCGTTTTTGAAAACATAGATCTGCTGTATCGCCAGCTGACGGATATAAGGAAGATACTCACGAATAATGATGTGACATCGATCCGGCTTGTAACGAACCCGGACAATATGTCGTACAGTGAGACAAAGCGTGCTTACACCTATCTCCTGCTGTATGGATATCCGGTTGACGCGGTTATAATCAACAAGATCCTGAGCGATGAAACAGGCGATTTCTTCGAGAAGATGCGTGGCAGCCAGAAGGATATAATAACGGAGATGGAAAATTCCTTTGTCGACATCAAAATCTTCAAGGCAAGACTGCTGCAGGAGGAGCCTATAGGTATAAAAAAACTGATCGAACTTGGCAAGCTGATCTACGGGGACGAGGATCCATACAAGGTATTTTACAAAGGTACGCCGATAAAGTACACCAAGAACGGAGACAGGTACATACTGAAGATAAAGATGCCGTTCGCAGAGAAGGAAAAACTCAACCTGTTCAACCATGGCGGGGAACTGACCATTGAGATAGCAAACTGGAAGCGCGTCTTCTACTTACCAGAATCAATATCGGATAAGAGGCCGGTATCGGCGGAATATTCAAATGGATATTTGAATGTAATACTTGAGTGA